From a single Methylosinus sp. H3A genomic region:
- the cbiB gene encoding adenosylcobinamide-phosphate synthase CbiB — MLDALADNLALAALGLTIEAAIGYPQWLFAAIGHPVTWIGALIAALDRALNRDGAPALLRRLAGVGAILVVVSVALVAGLLLQRACLALPFGIVPLAVVTSSLYAQRSLYSHVRDVADALGASLERGRASVAMIVGRDVSRLDRAGVSRAAIESLAENFSDGVIGPALATALFGLPGALIYKAVNTADSMIGHRTMRHEAFGWASARLDDLLNLPAARLSALLVASGAAMTGGSFRASLSTCRRDASAHASPNAGWPEAAMAGALGIRLGGPRAYGAHEVDGAWLGSGRAEAAPADIRRALRIFRCAAATAICGFGGAALLLLSKWAA; from the coding sequence GCTATCCGCAATGGCTTTTCGCCGCCATCGGCCATCCGGTCACCTGGATCGGCGCGCTGATCGCCGCGCTCGACCGCGCGCTCAATCGCGATGGCGCGCCGGCTCTTTTGCGCCGTCTCGCGGGCGTCGGCGCGATCCTCGTCGTCGTTTCGGTCGCGCTCGTCGCCGGCCTTCTGCTGCAGCGGGCCTGCCTCGCTTTGCCATTCGGCATCGTTCCGCTCGCCGTGGTGACGTCGAGCCTCTATGCGCAGCGCAGCCTTTATTCGCATGTGAGAGATGTGGCGGATGCGCTCGGCGCATCGCTCGAGCGTGGCCGCGCCAGTGTCGCGATGATCGTCGGCCGCGACGTGTCGCGTCTCGATAGAGCCGGCGTGAGCCGGGCGGCGATCGAAAGTCTCGCCGAGAATTTCTCGGATGGCGTGATCGGCCCCGCCCTCGCCACGGCCTTGTTCGGCTTGCCCGGCGCGCTCATATACAAGGCTGTGAACACGGCCGACAGCATGATAGGCCACAGGACGATGCGACATGAAGCGTTCGGCTGGGCCAGCGCCCGGCTGGATGATCTCCTCAATCTCCCGGCGGCGCGCCTCTCTGCGCTCCTCGTCGCATCAGGCGCCGCGATGACGGGAGGCTCCTTCCGGGCTTCGCTCTCGACCTGCCGCCGCGACGCGAGCGCGCACGCATCGCCCAACGCCGGATGGCCGGAGGCGGCGATGGCCGGCGCCTTGGGGATACGCCTCGGCGGACCGCGCGCCTATGGAGCGCATGAGGTCGACGGCGCCTGGCTCGGCTCGGGGCGCGCGGAGGCGGCGCCGGCCGATATTCGCCGCGCCTTGCGGATTTTCAGATGCGCCGCGGCGACGGCGATTTGCGGTTTCGGAGGCGCCGCTCTGCTGCTGCTCAGTAAATGGGCAGCTTAG